Genomic window (Nicotiana sylvestris chromosome 7, ASM39365v2, whole genome shotgun sequence):
ACCAAAAAATTGTCAAGAAAACCCGGATTACCATTGCTGCAGATAATTCTGCAATAGCTACAACACAACAGCATAGAGCTGTTTGCAAACAAAGGGCCACTTTTTCCGTAGTAATTATAGATCATATGTAATGAAACTCAAAAACTATCATAAATAAGCATTTTTCTTCATATTGtaattctgtttttttttttccaataaaAGCAAGCTAAAAATTGTCACCTGGGTTTTGTGCCATATTAAAAGCAACTCTGAATGTGATGTTGCGCCTGCGAGAAGGATTGACGCGCACCTGTGGTAGTGAAAATTCTGAGAAAAGTGGTCTTTTTTGAAGGACAAAATTCGGGGATACAACATTGAAATTGTACGCTAAAATTCCCATATTGATTTTATTGAATCTAATTGGATTATACACAGAATAAAAGTCAAAAGAGGACGAAAGCAAATTCTTGGCTCTTACCTACGTCTGGACAATATTGGTTGCTGGTTGCTAATACTAGTGACTGCAGTCACTGAATCAGACAGAGGAGTTGGAGCTTGAGATGGAAGTCAAAATTGCACATAGGTCCTTTTTTATAATGCTTTTTCTGTTTTGGTCCTTGACGTTTTTCTATTTGGTCAATCAATCCTATGGAATATCCTCGAAGAGACATTTGCAACCAATTAcgtaaagaaaaataatatatggCTTAATTTAAATTTGAGGATTAGGAAATGGTCCGAAACTTTTTTGATgcttttttggacaaaaaacatGTTTCTAATGCTAAAAAAATAGTTACATAACTAGGTAAAATGCAGTactatactgcattttactttaacggaaagttagtcgttaaagtaaaacgcagtatagtactgcgtattatttaaaaattatttttttaactaATTCCCAGTACTGTACTGTGTTTTACTTTAACGCAGTACAGTACTGCGTTTCACTTATTAATTTGGGCCAGCTATATTTTATTAAAGCAATTcccagtactatactgcgttttagttaaacgcagtatagtactgcgaattgCTTTAATAAAATAAAGCTCATTCTTCCTTGGACAACGACAGAACCGAGACTCCCCCATTAAAAAAATTTCGAGCACTGTTGGTCCCCCCCTCCCGTgtcaaagtaaaaaaaaaaaaatttgggccccacccgtcacctaaaaagcaaggagtgtaggtcccacacacaagacaagctttggattccttctttcgggtgcaaaaattcgatttcaatcaaattcaaaaaacttaaatcgaggtatttcaattttgtttatgtcgaaactcgtatagtacatgcatatttgtattgtttaatgtgtttccatgttaatttgtgttatgtttgtgtttaaatttgtatcttatttatacccggattgatttattagctttggtacaaaaaattgttaaaatttgataaattatttgtattgttaaaaaattaatattatttattttgtttgttgttcatatttgtattttatgttagttgtttttatatgtaatagtgaccttttagcgtagtaaaataaataGCATTTTAGCGtaataaaatatagagccttttagtgtagtaaaatatagagcttgtcagtgtagtaaaatatagagccttttagcgtagtaaaatatagagcattttagcgtagtaaaatgtagaaccttttagcgtagagtctatgtagtttaagtatgtagtaactgcaaactctatccaattacactttacaaaattaattatttaatttataacaataaacttacaaaagtaacaaattaatatatgttgtaaaattaactccaatatcgagcctggaactcatacataattattcagtctaattcaataatttttaatttaattccttaaactaacaaaattctaaaaatattgaaattgacacgcataataattaaggataactcggtgctaccgggcctcaaaaatcaagcctgaaactcatacataattattcaatccaattttaaacataattaattatttaatttattaagctaacaaaattctaaaaatgttgaaattgacacgcataataattaaagataacttggtgctaccgggcctcaaatatagagcctggaacccatatataattattcagtccaatattaaatataattaattatttaatttattaagctaacaaaattctaaaaatattgaaattgacacacataataattaaggataacttggtgctaccgggcctcaaatatcgagcctgaaacccatacataattattcagtccaattcaataatttttaatttaattccttaaactaacagaattctaaaaatgttgaaattgacacgcataataattaaagataactcggtgctaccgggcctcaaaaatcAAGCCTGGAactcatacataattattcagtccaattttaaacataattaattatttaatttattaagctaacaaacttctaaaaatgttgaaattgacacacataataattaaggataacatggtgctaccgggcctcaaatatcgagcctggaacccatacataattattcagtccaatattaaacataattaattattttattccttaaactaacacacacaattaattttgtttaaattatagtagacgacatggactttcATCCGCCTCCGCATCCTCGACCTGTCAAGGATCAGCTACTAGTATTGCAGGGCGACTATAGGTCCTCCTTTGTATGGGAAGGACAGTTATTGATGCAGGCTCTCCGCCCCAGGAGACCTGACGATTTGTGGGAGTTCATCGTGGAGCATCCTTTCCACATCGCTGAccgaaattcatcatcatcccttgtgagggcatccacgttcggcatgcttggcaaattatcaaggtaggaaatattccgctcatgaaatggcacgtgggactcgtacactcttggtctagcgggaggtggaggaacatgttccctcgtcagctcaggttcaacattcacttcctcctcctcatcaccctcatcatggaagggtgtgtcatccccagactcatccgcattgttgtcataatcactatcatcttcctgactctgcgcatctgccaaatcacgagtaaatacgtcgtctatgggcaactgtgtgaggtcaggagcttcaagaagctcgttttcactacacaaaaagaacaaaatgataagttacccaactagataaatactttagatatagttatatcactttacttacaagtcgtactgccttgacgtttcatgatggatattttcttgttggtgatgactctcGGATGGACCATCGTGGTCCAATactccagaactacgcatattccaactaggggcggggtcataacttgtaaaattcatatccggacgataccccctatgaaaaatatgagtgttaatacaaatccaattaaaacataaaatagaCATTGCTAAAGCGtagtaaaattgaagtttaccagtcgtcttgttgattatataaagtcgaaaaattattttgtggctgctcattcgccggtggtgacaagtttaaatcaaggcaaacTCTTTCATCAgtaatctgtccggcaaaaactgctccagaataaccacccgatgactgagggttatccctactatgtacgccctcattattgggagcgtcttccaccttgacgtacgtttccaataattttattacaataaattccctgtattcatccggaatccgcaaaaaatctctaagagtttcatcatcctcgatgttaaactcagaataataagcaaacgcctgcggagtcactgaatacggaaatctaccggttactttaaggttaaccgaacgccTCCTATcactcatttttttacgtaacaacgataccaatttatcgtactccatagtaagcggcaatttaacatgacactgtggaggtgagctatacctcacagagttattctccagcaCAACCTTACCCCCCTCTaatatagtgaaacccttatttttggcacttcagacattgtaaaaaaatgattgataagaagaagagagaagtatgaacgtaagTAAAGTATTGAATggatttttataaaattgaaacgcctttaaataaggcaagtccgagcttggggtgtagaatttttctatgtaaaatgcagtacaatactagattttatgtatttaaattattgttatgtcagttaattattggtggggccaaaaagagtaaaatgcagtataatagtACGTTTcagtgtaaaacgcagtatactgtgttttacaaaaaaaaacctGCATTCCTTCAGAACTGGGCATTAATAAGTGAAACGCAGTActgtactgcgttttactttaacagctaactttccgttaaagtaaaacgcagtatagtactgcgttttacctagttatgtaacttcttttttttagCATTAGAAACGTACTTTATAtccaaaaaaacatcaaaaaagtTTCGGCTCGCGGTGCTATTGGTTCCATCCAAAGTTATAATAGTATGCAACTAGttacttttttttgttgttgacaAAATTGCTTAATTTGAAAAGCTCCAAATAAATTGAGGTTAatgaaatagaagaaataacaagAATTAATAACTATATATGGTAAAattgaaagagaaaagaaaatgttGATTAaatagcttgtttggatggttgttgtATATCGTTGTATAATGTATCATATTGTATTATATTGTGTTGTATTGTTTTGATGAATATAACATTTGTACAGATTGTATCATTTGATgtcgtttcatgatatcacgcacAACAATGAATAAAATTATACTATTACAAAGAAAAAGTAAGCTATTGGGTAAACTTATATAAAAAAGTCGGGTAAAAGATAAAATAGGATTATTTAATAATGAGAAAGGAGAAGATGATAGAAAAAAATAAGATAACGACTAACGATGCGATCAAATtgatataataaaatttaattaataattaaaataaatattgcaTTTAAAATAACAAGACCATGCAATACAATAGGTGATAACCATCCAAACAAACTATAAGCGAGTTTTATCAATTTATTGATCATTCGAGTTTCGAGGTcacaaaagtaaaataaaatttgaGACTACTGGATTACTCGTATTACACTTCAAGTAACATATAAATTTCTCTAAAATTTACTTTTAACATATCATTTCTTACTCCAtagtctttttcttttgtttttccacCCGGTGTTTGGTATCCGTATTGAAGTTCGACTATATCCGAATTCGCGCCGCGTATCGGGAGAAAACCTACCAAGTATTATTTCATTACCAAGTATTAACCTTTTGGTTAACTAGGAGCAACACCGTCCTCTACGCCACACCCTTTGTGGTTCTTACTCCATAGTTAACGAACAATAAAAGGAAGAAAACATCCCCTTGGTTTCCCAGCTGTTTGCTATATCTCACTCCAAATTTGGATTATTATTTCGCCGCCAGTCTCTCCCAAAGTCAGACATGAATCTTCCTCACTTTCATCCAATTCCACAGCGCTCATTCAATGTCTACTTCTCTACAATTTCACGTTTTCAGATAGGTTCCTATTCTTCTTTTCTCCCTTCTTCGAAATCTTCGACCTTGAGGAGGAGCATTAATTCTTTCACAATTTCAGCAGGTTCAAGAGCAACTAGTCCCAGACAAATTCCAGCACGAGACAGAGTGATAGATTTTGGAAAATACAAAGGTAAAATGCTGGGTACACTCCCATCTAAATACCTCAAATGGGTTTCCAAAAATCTTCGAGCTCGCGATTTTGAAGAGTGGGCCAAGCTCGCAGATGAAGTCCTTTCTGACTCTGTGTATAAGGACCGAATTGAGTGGGAGTTTGCTCAGAATCTCCTGAACGGGGACGTTTCAGCAAGCACGCAGAGTGCAGTTTCTGAGTTGCTGGAAATCAGCACAAGATTTGGTTGGGACAATGAAGATAAGTTGGGTTGGAGCAAAATTGATTATGAATTACTTGGTACATCCAAAGGCGGTCGAATACCAAGACTTTCTGATTCTCCAACTAAGAACACCAATTTAAAGGGAACAGCTCAGGAGGAGGAAACTGGAGAAGGTGAAAAAGACAGCAGGGAGAGAAGACGGGAACGGATAAGGTTACAGAGGAAAAAGAATGATTCTGGCTCGCGGTTGCAATCTTCAACTATGACAGAAAGAATAAGAAATTTACAGAATCCTGAGAATCATACTGATTATAATACAATCAACAAAGACCATTCTGTATCAAATACTGGAAGTCGTTTTCCTGGGCGCGAAGCACTGTTGAAGAAGGCCTTGTCTCTTGGTAGCAGGAAACAGTTCTAGCAACTGTGCAATTATCTGTTTTGAGATTTTGTTAGTGTATACAaaaactggtaaagttgctgccatgtgatgaggaggttacgggttcgagccgtggaaacagcctcttgcggAAATGcaggtaaggttgcgtacaacAGACCCTttatggtccggcccttccctggACCCCGCGAATAGCAGGAGCTTAcatgcaccgggctgcccttttttagTGTATACCAAAATTGAATTCGTTCTTGCTCAAAGCATACTGCTAAGCTGGCGCATTTGTCATAAACAAGGATAGTGCAAGCCCCAAAAAGAGAATGCAAGATTGGATTTTAAATAAATTTTGGCTACTCTTAGAATTGTAGCAGCAAAACTGTGCAACTAGCTTATGTCTATTGTTGTAAACTCAATTGTACTTGATGTTTTGGCAGCAAGGGAAGCATATTGAATGGTTTTGCAACAAAGTATATTTGTGTAAGGATTTACAACTTCTTGTCGTACCAAAATAGTCAGAAGGCATGGTTCTAGGAACAGAGTTGTCTTAAGATAAACTTGAAGTCAGGGTAAGTGAACAATTCTCTGTTGGTGTAGACGAATTCGACAGCATAGTTGTGCAATCTCTGCCCACATAAGACCGCGTTACATTTGAAATTTCAATCAGGCTAACATTACTATGAGTATAAGAAATTAAGAACTACTCACGACATAATAGTGAATGGAAAGAGTGAACAAAAACAAGAGGAAAAGGCATTACTCGAACACCCAGGAGATCAAGCGCATacaaccaaaaaacaaaaattcaCCTAAACATAAGAGggtcctttttcttttttgatttccaACCATTGTTTTGTACCCGCATTAGAGCTCCGACTAATCCGGATTCGTGTTGCTTCCGGATTCGTGTTGCTCAAGGCCTATCATATGGGAAGTGCTCCCTACCAGGATTTTTCCCACCTAAAAATAGAAGATGAGAAAGATAATCTACGACATACTGAGTGATAAAAATGGCAGAGAACAACCAGAAACATATACATGCCAACCACTTAACAATAACAACAGCAAAACAGATATATATATTGTGTgtgtagagagagagagagatctaCAGCTACAGCTAACAGGAAATAACAATTAATAATCCTCATTATCTAGTATAACCTGTTAACATAAATATCAATGTCAAAGTAAATATATTGaaaagggaaaaacattttcaaattttcttttcttttcaaaggAGTTATTGGTTCTAGTGTAGCTTCTCCAGTCTAAACAAACAATGCCTAAGATGTATTTACATTAACTTCACAATAGATCAGACTGTAACAGAGTCGAAAGGGTCCAATCTTGACCAACTTGCATCATAGTCAATTAGGATCTAAAAGATGAGGCAACCTTCCAAATTTGAGATTTGTGTAATAAAATAGATGATATAGCAAAGAACTACATTTATGCTTGAAAATCTTAACTTATCCATTTTCTTAGTCTGACATGCATTTATACATCAACGAAGCTGATAAGGATACAATGGCGAGGGGCAACAACCACAGTTAACTTCATGAACCAGGATAGTACCCTTCTTATAACCATCATAGTGGAAGGCAGTAAACCAGAAAGCTAGTTATAAACAAGAACAAATTCAAATCAGTTTTTACCTTGAAAAGGAAATTAAGCTCAGAAGATAACTAATGACCACAAAAACCACCAGCAGGGTCACATTTGAAGCATTCTGGTCCTTTTCCCTCACCAATTCCCAAAATGATAGCAAGTTCACATTAACAAAGAAAgacattgtcacgaccccaatccccagtcgtgatggcgcccaacacgatgctaggcaagcccgaccaattcgccactcacaatcccttatatagaattcattaccaattaataggatttaatgccaaattaacatgattataactctgtagTAATGGATAACAGTacggaaaatccataaaatatcaatataaatcccaccgatctggtgtcacgagccaagagcctctaatacaagtctgtgtagcaacctatacatagagttgtctagaatgcaGAAAATAGagaggataaggggagaaatcgggtcctgcggacgccatgcagctacctcgatgactccggaataagctgaacaacagcagaaagctcaaactatgcctccgggatacttgtatctgcacacatagtgcagggagtaaagtgagtactccaactcagtgagtaatagcaataaataatgactgacggaaagaaaactcgtaaaacgctacgcagttctatattaaaatagtgagaatatcaaaaacaacaactgaatgaagaagtcagttaaaagtcctttaagccagtattcatttcatttactcctcacgataaccgaattcatatttgtactgttgcggcgtgcagcccgatccatatagtatactgttgcggcgcgcagcccgatccatatatatatatatatatatatatatatatatatatatatatactgctgcggcgtgcagcccgatccaagaataATCGACTgcctcactgggggtgtgcagactccggaggggctcttttagcccaagcgctatactactgcggcgtgcagtccgatccatataatatactactgcggcgcgcagtccgatccatataatataccactgcggcgtgcagtccgatccatataatatactactgcagcgcgcagtccgatccatataatatactactgcggcgtgcagtccgatctgcataaatatatatactgctgcggcgtgcagcccgatctatagcatatcaaataccctcacagtggggttctcgacccctctcagccaatatagacttggcctctcgggcacactaagataagacggggttctcaacccacacgttactctcattaggatttaacaatttctaaagttggttaatattatgtttatcagttaagaacatgactgagggtatgatttcgacaagaaaagtgaggtcaaccaatacaaatgcccctaagggttctacagatcggcacaaggccccaaacatggcaactagcccataatataatgatattaattaagtctcagtcaaaagtacagtagagtcatcaaacgggatggaccgagtccaaatccccagtagtaacagaCCCCACTCTCATCATACaacgtgtgtctcatctcaacatagcaccacgttgtgcaaatctggggtttctaatcttcagaacatcatttataactattactcacctcatgcaggccgaaatcctagctcgctactcccttgcctcgcaaatcaacctcctcgagcgtcgaatctgatcaaaaccacaagtaatacgttacaataggctaagggaatacaacccaatcgaaaagactcgaaaaatatcgaaaatcacgaagttggcaaaacccgagccccggggccacttctcgaaaaatcagaaaattaacatcaccggattccttatctcgccacgagtctatacatatcaaatttaccaaaatccgagctcaaatgctccctcaaacccccaaattcctatttcaaaagtcaaaccttaatCTTTCCCCTTTTAATCAAATTTtcatgaatttagatgttgaatctacaattaaatgacgtttctaggccataggactcacctccaatcgattcccagtcaaaaccctctttaatacttgtcaaaagctcccaaggttactcaacaatggaggaaatgggacttggtttgcgggtgaaatgtttattaaaacccttctgtcagcccagattttactctatgcgatcgcataactcaactttcccaggcctccaaaatgtcctatgcGAACGCGCCCCCTTAACTACGATCGCACTGCTTCACCAATCAAACCTACACGATCACATACACTACtccgcgatcgcattgaacaaagtACCCCTCAGAACCTCAGGTCCATTTAACACTACGCGATCGCATTACTCCTCATGTGATCGCAATAAACAACCTCctcaacctatgcgatcgcataccctATTCCGCGATCGCATTGAGAAATCAGAACGACCTTCCCCAAACCTTCTATGCGATCACAATTGCACTCCTGCGATCACTGAGAACAAAAATGTTCTGCAACACTCAGCTGAAATCTGCAACTTCAAAAACCAagattggtccgattgaccatccgaaatcaccccgaggcccccgggacctcaaccaaaagttccaacccatcctaaaacatcattcaaatttgttccaatcatcaaaacaccacaaacaacaccaaaaccatcaaattacatcagATTCAaacctaaatttcttaaaaacttccgaaatacgcatttgataaaaaaacccgaccaaaacacctccgaatgatctgaaattttgcacacacatccaaaatcacctaaaaaagctactgcaactctcggaattctattccgacccccgtatcaaaatccACCTACCAACCGgtattcgccaaaatactaacttcgccaattcaagccaaattctactccggacctccaaaatcaattccgatcacactcctaagccacatatcaacccccgaagctaaccgaatcaccgaaaatcatattcgagccctctaactcaatagtcaacatccggttgacttttccaaaacaagccttcaactaagtgtctcatttcctatcagaaccaatccgatttaactctaacacaccgaataccgataacgaaacatgcagaagcataaaatgggggaaacatggCAGTAACTCATGTgacgacgggccgggtcgtcacatcctccccaactaaaacaaatgctcgtcctcgagcgggtcaagaaacatacctgaagccttaaacaggtgaggatatctgctccgcatctcccactcgcTCTCcgaagtagcctcctccatgggccgacctctctactgcaccttcaccgaagcgatatcctttgatcttaatctccgaacctgacgacccaaaatagccattggctccacatcgtaggtaaaatcatcatccaactggaccatgctgaagtctaaaacatgagatgggtccccaacatacttccgaagcatagaaacatggaataccggatgcacactcgacaggctgggtggaaaagcaagctcataagccacctccccaattctccgaagcacctcaaaaggcccaatgaaccgcggattcaacttgcctttcttaccaaacctcataacacccttcatgggcaaaaccttcaacaagaccttctcaccaaccatataggacatatctcgaaccttccggtccgcataactcttctgacgtgactgtgttgtacgaagcctctcctggatCAACTTCACCTTCTCGAGGGCATCCTGAACCATCTCTGaccccaataacctagcctcgccgggctcgaaccatccaacagGAGATTTACACCGCCTTACATACATTTTTTAACGCCTCATAcggggccatctgaatgctggattgatagctattattgtaggcaaactctgcaagtggcaagaactcatcccaagaacccccaaattcaataacacaagcatgcaacatgtcctccaatatctgaatggtacactcggactgtccgtccgtctgagaatGAAATGCCGTGCTCAACTCTACCTacgtacccaactctcgctgaaatatcctccaaaactgagaagtgaactgagtacccctatctgagataatagacaCTGGAACCCCATGCAATCGGACAATCTCCCAGATAAAGATCCATGCcagccgctctgaagaataggtagtacatattggaatgaagtgcgtggacttggtcagcctgtccacaattacccaaatcgaatcaaacttcttcaaagtctgaggaagaccactcacaaaatccatagtaactctctcccacttccactcaggactAACCATTCGCTGAAGTacgccacccggtctctgatgctcgtactttacctgttgacaattgagacaccgagccacataccctactatatcctttttcatccttctccaccaatagtgctgcctcaaatcctgatacatctttgcggcacctggatggatggaataccgcgatctGTGGGCCTCTTCcaatatcaactcccgaagcccatccacattgggcacgcaaatccggccctgcatcctcaacatgCCATCACCATCAATGGTCATTTCCCTAGAATcatcatgctgaaccttgtccttaaggacaagcaaatatagatcatcatactggcgctctctgatgcggtcatacaaggaagaccgagaaaccacacaagccaacacccgactaggctctgaaatgtcTAGTCTCACcatccgattggccaaagcctgaacatcaactacaaagggcctctccccaactggaatgtacgccaaactACCCATGCTAACCGCCTTCCGGCTCAACGAattggccactacattggccttatacaaaatggtaatatcataatccttgagcaactcaagccacctccgctgcctcaaattaagatccttttgcttgaacaaatgttgaatactgtgatgatcggtgaatacctcacaagatacgccatataaatagtgcctccaaatcttcaaagcatgaactATGACaaccaactctaagtcatgaacatggtTGTTCTTCTCGTGGGGCTTCAGCTGATGAGAAGCATATGctatcactctaccctcctgcatcaacacatagccaatcccaactctcgaagcgtcacaatagacggtataagaacctgaagctgatggtaacacTAATACCAAagctgtggtcaaagttgtcttgagcttctgaaagctcttctcgcactcgtccgaccatacgaatggagcacccttctgcgtcaacttggtcaagggcgaggcaatagatgaaaaac
Coding sequences:
- the LOC104245289 gene encoding uncharacterized protein; this translates as MNLPHFHPIPQRSFNVYFSTISRFQIGSYSSFLPSSKSSTLRRSINSFTISAGSRATSPRQIPARDRVIDFGKYKGKMLGTLPSKYLKWVSKNLRARDFEEWAKLADEVLSDSVYKDRIEWEFAQNLLNGDVSASTQSAVSELLEISTRFGWDNEDKLGWSKIDYELLGTSKGGRIPRLSDSPTKNTNLKGTAQEEETGEGEKDSRERRRERIRLQRKKNDSGSRLQSSTMTERIRNLQNPENHTDYNTINKDHSVSNTGSRFPGREALLKKALSLGSRKQF